CACAGTTGGCGGGGATGAAGGCGCAACCGAATGCAAAAGTTTTTTTGGAAACAGCCCCTAATATCAAAAAGATCAATTGAAAGGATTGGAGCCGTCATGACAGAGAAAAAAATCTGCGCCAGGGCGGGGCTTCGCCTGTGGCTGGAAACCGACGATGGGGTGCTGGTGGGCAAGGGCCGCATGGAGCTTCTGGGCAAGGTCGACGAGCTGGGATCCATTAAAAAGGCCGCCGAGGCCATGAACATGAGCTACAGGGCGGCCTGGGGCAAAATCAAGAAGACCGAGGGCGTTCTGGGGGAGAAAATCGTGGACGTTCCGGGCGGAAACCGCAAGGGCTGCAGCCTGACCCCAAGAGGCCGTGAACTTCTGGCTTCCTTCACCTCCTGGCAGGACCGGGTTCTGGAATACGCCAAAAACACCGCTGACGAGTTTTTCCCCTGGATGGCGGGCAAAATTTAATATGCTCATCTTGACATAATTCAAGCGCAAGTATACAAGACTCCCTCATGTGTCAAACTTTTTTCAGGGAGGCTTCCATGCGAAGAAATCTCACCGCTTTAACCCTCTTGACGGCCCTGGTCCTTGGCCTTGGCTCTTTAGCCCTTGCAGGGGAAACCCTCATGATGGCCACCACCACCAGCACCCAGGACAGCGGGCTTCTGGACTACCTGGTTCCGATGTTCGAAAAGGACACCGGCATCACCCTCCGCTATACCGCCGTCGGAACGGGAAAGGCCCTAGAGCACGGCAAGAACTGCGACGTGGACGTGCTTCTGGTCCATGCCCCGGCTGCTGAAAAAAAATACGTGGCAGACGGCAACGGCCTTGACCGCAGGCAGGTGATGTATAACGATTTCGTGCTGGTGGGGCCCGTGGCCGATCCCGCCGGAGCAAAAGGCAAAACCGTTGCCGCCGCCCTGGCCGCCGTTTCCGCCAAAAAATCGGTGTTCGTGAGCCGTGGAGACGAATCCGGCACCCACAAGGCCGAAAAAGAGATCTGGAAGGGCGCGGGCCTTACTCTTCCCGACAAGGAATCCTGGTATCTCGCAGCCGGACAGGGCATGATGCAGACCATAGTGATGGCGGGCGAACGGGGAGGCTACACCCTGACCGACCGGGCCACCTGGATAAAGTACCTTTCAAAGGAAAAGGGCAAGTCCCCCCTGGCCATCATCGTGGAAGGCGACTCTCCCCTTTTGAACCAGTACAGCGTCATCATGGTCAACCCGGCCAAGTGCCCAGCCGTAAAAGTGAAGGAAGCCAAGCGTTTTCTGGACTGGTGGGTTTCCAAAAAGACCCAGAAGGCCATTGCCGGATTCACGCTGGAAGGCAAGCAGCTTTTCTTCCCCAACGCCGGAAAATAGCATCGGGGTCAAACGTGGACTACCTGTGGGAAGGACTTTTAACGGCCTTCGCCCTGCTTTTTTCAGGGGATGAATCCACCTGGAGCGCAGCCTTGGCCACGGTGAAGGTGACCGCCCTTTCAATGGGGATAAGCCTTGCCGTGGGCATTCCCCTTGGCTTTATCCTGGGCTACGCAGAGTTTCCGGGCAGAAAAGGCCTCAGGCTCTGCTCGGACACCCTGATGGCCCTTCCCACAGTTCTGATAGGGCTATTGGTCTACGCCTTCATCTGTCGGCGCGGGCCCCTTGGAGAGCTTGGTCTTCTTTTCAGTTTAAGGGGAATCGCCATCGGCCAGGCCATGCTTGCCATTCCTATAGTGGCCTCCCTTACGGCCCAGGCCCTGGAAAGCCAGGACCGGCGCGTGCGCGAAACCCTGCTCACCCTGGGCGCACGCCGTTTTCAGATGGCCGCAGGATGTCTCCACGAAGCCCGCCACTCGGTGATGGTGGCGGGCTTCAACGCCTATGGCCGGGTGGCCACCGAGGTGGGCATATCCCTCATGGTGGGCGGCAACGTAAAGTGGCAGACCCGCACCATAACCACCGCCATAAGCCTTGAAACCGGCAAGGGCGAGTTCGCCACCGGCATCGCCCTTGGGCTGATCCTGCTTCTGATGAGCTTCGGGGTAAACCTCGCCCTGTCGTTTTTCAGGCAGCGGGCGGGTCAGATCAATTCCCCAAGAACCCTGTCCGTGTCCTGACTGCCATGAACGATCTCTACTCCATCGAAAATCTCGCGGCCTCCTACAATGGCCGCCCGGTGCTGGCCCTTGAAAGCCTCAAAGTCGGCTGCGGCGAGGTCGTCGGCGTCACCGGCCCAAATGGAAGCGGCAAGAGCACCCTTTTGCGCATCCTGGCCTTTTTGAACGCCCCCACAACGGGCAGGGTCCTTTTCGACGGAAAACGGATTTATCCCGGAGGGAAACAGGAAGCGGAGGCGGCCAGGAAAAAGGCGGGGCTTCTTTTACAGGAACCCTATCTTCTGCGGCGCTCGGTTTACAACAACGTGGCTTACGGGCTTAAAATCCGGGGGGAAAAGGAGGGGATCGCCGAGGCTGTCCATATGGCCCTTGATTCCGTCG
The Deltaproteobacteria bacterium genome window above contains:
- a CDS encoding LysR family transcriptional regulator, translating into MQKFFWKQPLISKRSIERIGAVMTEKKICARAGLRLWLETDDGVLVGKGRMELLGKVDELGSIKKAAEAMNMSYRAAWGKIKKTEGVLGEKIVDVPGGNRKGCSLTPRGRELLASFTSWQDRVLEYAKNTADEFFPWMAGKI
- a CDS encoding substrate-binding domain-containing protein is translated as MRRNLTALTLLTALVLGLGSLALAGETLMMATTTSTQDSGLLDYLVPMFEKDTGITLRYTAVGTGKALEHGKNCDVDVLLVHAPAAEKKYVADGNGLDRRQVMYNDFVLVGPVADPAGAKGKTVAAALAAVSAKKSVFVSRGDESGTHKAEKEIWKGAGLTLPDKESWYLAAGQGMMQTIVMAGERGGYTLTDRATWIKYLSKEKGKSPLAIIVEGDSPLLNQYSVIMVNPAKCPAVKVKEAKRFLDWWVSKKTQKAIAGFTLEGKQLFFPNAGK
- a CDS encoding ABC transporter permease yields the protein MDYLWEGLLTAFALLFSGDESTWSAALATVKVTALSMGISLAVGIPLGFILGYAEFPGRKGLRLCSDTLMALPTVLIGLLVYAFICRRGPLGELGLLFSLRGIAIGQAMLAIPIVASLTAQALESQDRRVRETLLTLGARRFQMAAGCLHEARHSVMVAGFNAYGRVATEVGISLMVGGNVKWQTRTITTAISLETGKGEFATGIALGLILLLMSFGVNLALSFFRQRAGQINSPRTLSVS
- a CDS encoding ABC transporter ATP-binding protein, giving the protein MNDLYSIENLAASYNGRPVLALESLKVGCGEVVGVTGPNGSGKSTLLRILAFLNAPTTGRVLFDGKRIYPGGKQEAEAARKKAGLLLQEPYLLRRSVYNNVAYGLKIRGEKEGIAEAVHMALDSVGLDPKKFSRRLWFELSGGEKSRVALAARLVLKPCALLLDEPTASLDIESAKAVKSAVASARSSFNASIIIAGHDHEWMKGLCDRFVEL